The following coding sequences are from one Haploplasma axanthum window:
- a CDS encoding tyrosine-type recombinase/integrase, with the protein MKIKDVFKDYLDYAEFYLEFDTWRTYKRDLKLITKVLDVMHIYDTTQLDANIIDKLNRYLKGNTEKKNSKINDTVSTFISSLNHSNISTKHFKMIRLKNDTIGYKPLPENELILMLDYIEKLNTSETNNLSWVASIYIMLDTGARINEVTNILTKNVDVSGRRILLEETKNGKMRIVPFGDLSADIISKIYDPNHSHLLWNYYSNIKLSRVSLHKFLKRLSDKLNLTSGNITSHRFRKTFATRLLKMKCPITTIQKLLGHSSISITMRYLEIDDYMLEKDYIEHYSYNALKKAD; encoded by the coding sequence ATGAAAATTAAAGATGTTTTTAAAGACTATTTAGACTATGCAGAGTTTTATTTAGAGTTTGATACTTGGAGAACTTACAAAAGAGATTTAAAACTAATTACAAAGGTTTTAGACGTCATGCATATTTATGATACAACACAATTAGATGCAAATATCATTGACAAGCTTAATAGATATTTAAAAGGAAATACTGAAAAGAAAAACAGCAAAATAAATGATACAGTGTCAACTTTTATATCTTCACTTAATCATTCAAATATTAGCACTAAACATTTTAAAATGATAAGATTAAAAAACGATACAATCGGTTATAAGCCACTTCCCGAAAATGAGTTGATACTTATGTTAGATTATATAGAAAAACTCAATACAAGCGAAACTAACAATCTTTCATGGGTTGCTAGCATATACATTATGTTAGACACTGGGGCAAGAATTAATGAAGTGACTAACATATTAACAAAAAATGTTGACGTCAGTGGTAGAAGAATATTATTAGAGGAAACTAAAAACGGAAAAATGCGTATAGTTCCTTTTGGGGATTTATCTGCTGATATAATCAGTAAAATATATGATCCTAATCATTCACATTTATTATGGAATTATTACAGCAATATAAAACTATCAAGGGTATCACTTCACAAGTTTTTAAAACGTTTATCTGATAAATTAAATCTTACATCTGGGAACATTACATCACATAGATTTAGAAAGACATTTGCAACTAGATTATTAAAAATGAAATGCCCTATTACAACAATTCAAAAACTGCTAGGACATTCAAGTATTTCAATAACTATGAGATATTTAGAAATAGACGATTACATGTTAGAAAAAGATTATATCGAACATTATAGTTATAATGCATTAAAAAAAGCGGACTAA
- a CDS encoding helix-turn-helix domain-containing protein: protein MSKKKDFIVEKASFTTIENDIFFYQNNGEKLSLEAWGLYAFMLSLPDAWDYTINGLKSVVNAGRDKVSKTLKELENAGFLERQQSNENGRFGNMQYKIIRRLQTPLTEKPLTEIPSTENQIQLITKELKDLDKFKDKGEISFPQTFHYLTKELINKKYISALDFDVEKYNDLFSTLDSRYGYQNVLEVTRYALTYSLKNVERINNKLSYLSSAIMSELVKREKASSNEPAWLDAYMKELFHKDELTDEYF from the coding sequence TTGAGTAAGAAAAAAGATTTTATTGTTGAAAAAGCAAGTTTCACAACGATAGAAAATGATATATTTTTCTATCAAAATAATGGTGAAAAACTATCACTTGAAGCGTGGGGATTGTACGCGTTCATGTTATCACTTCCCGACGCTTGGGACTACACTATTAACGGGCTGAAATCAGTTGTAAACGCTGGACGTGATAAGGTTTCAAAAACGTTAAAAGAACTTGAAAATGCAGGCTTTTTAGAGCGTCAACAAAGTAATGAAAATGGGCGTTTTGGTAACATGCAATACAAGATAATTCGTAGACTTCAAACACCGTTGACTGAAAAACCGTTAACGGAAATACCGTCGACGGAAAATCAGATACAACTAATTACTAAAGAACTAAAAGATCTTGATAAATTTAAAGATAAAGGGGAAATTTCTTTCCCCCAAACGTTCCACTACCTAACTAAAGAATTGATTAATAAAAAATACATCAGTGCTTTAGATTTTGATGTCGAAAAATATAACGATTTGTTTAGTACATTAGATTCAAGATATGGTTATCAAAATGTACTTGAAGTCACTAGGTATGCATTAACTTATTCGCTGAAAAATGTTGAACGAATTAATAACAAATTATCGTATTTATCAAGTGCCATTATGAGCGAACTTGTTAAACGTGAAAAAGCATCATCAAATGAACCTGCTTGGTTAGATGCATACATGAAAGAATTATTTCATAAGGATGAGTTGACTGATGAATATTTTTAG
- a CDS encoding ATP-binding protein: protein MIKHDWRYNLAHFPDALFLAFGKLLKLILFSFNNILRKWQSFLDVWNNSDVWRLARYLTFPLHWIWILAYKESKKKKYDSNLFDIPGLQIISGNTGAGKTSLVYEIIERYRILFGKPWYINSDFEKPRYNEPLQAYIRYHRYMEFGNVWNDFETKIQLNKNLYGGYVLDEFTRIFDHRQNQTTEYLSKFVPFRDYTVLIRKNIERIIGITQLDRLDIHLMYLVKMWHKPRIDIGFDYEDWMLKSGLFRFKIKGWYIDSYTINTSDQSNMLVPFKSWYLKAEYADFEYYDTYAYSDAYNHVPLDMPNMKYNQGGLRNAN, encoded by the coding sequence ATGATAAAACACGATTGGCGTTACAATTTGGCACACTTCCCAGATGCGTTATTCCTAGCATTTGGAAAATTGCTAAAATTGATTTTATTTTCATTTAATAACATCTTAAGGAAGTGGCAAAGTTTTCTAGACGTCTGGAACAATAGCGACGTTTGGAGGTTAGCGAGATACTTAACTTTTCCACTTCATTGGATTTGGATACTTGCATATAAAGAAAGCAAAAAGAAAAAGTATGATAGCAACCTCTTCGATATCCCGGGCTTACAAATAATCAGTGGAAATACTGGAGCGGGTAAAACGTCTCTTGTATATGAAATTATTGAACGTTATAGAATACTTTTCGGAAAGCCTTGGTATATCAATTCGGACTTTGAAAAGCCACGATATAACGAGCCATTACAAGCGTATATTAGATATCATAGATATATGGAGTTTGGAAACGTCTGGAATGATTTTGAAACAAAAATACAACTAAATAAAAATCTATATGGTGGCTATGTTCTAGATGAGTTTACACGAATATTCGACCACCGCCAAAATCAAACAACGGAGTATTTAAGTAAGTTTGTTCCATTTAGGGATTACACTGTATTGATTAGAAAAAACATTGAGCGCATCATTGGAATAACGCAATTAGATAGATTAGATATACATTTAATGTATCTAGTCAAAATGTGGCATAAGCCAAGAATTGACATAGGATTTGACTATGAAGATTGGATGTTAAAGTCTGGGCTATTTAGATTTAAAATAAAGGGTTGGTATATCGACTCTTACACTATCAACACTAGCGACCAATCAAATATGCTTGTTCCGTTTAAATCGTGGTATTTAAAAGCCGAATACGCTGACTTTGAATATTATGATACTTATGCTTATTCGGACGCTTATAATCATGTTCCGTTAGATATGCCGAACATGAAATACAATCAAGGAGGATTAAGAAATGCAAATTAA
- a CDS encoding immunoglobulin-like domain-containing protein — protein sequence MKKLKLLLVALLVATSSLLMTSKVSAASKTVTLTSNKFSQSDLILEHQGGGIFTVIIDQEAWFPVLASPWDDNVSIGLTSNDFKKIKVILNGTEYIKDFGSGFTFDFEPLANEQWELSTNISGTFTRYTIPAYDLKIQVADTFDIRKPASSGKDIIINNVEKPYTLEQLKANALFKVTDEYDGDITDKAQIIRDTYTPNKSVPGTFEIEWQTTNSGGLSTNYILKVLNQDFDAPDIDGPDLEYFSYTQELTLADIANKFTAIDNIDGTVPVTILQHDYVQGAVGTYEFTMQAVDKAGNRNTHYYKVIIQDDVLPVITDENNGKIQINWKDDVNTQTLLLGLSATDAVDGNLTSSIKIVENNIVNKLGKYIVKYEVSDEAGNIAEYQREYEVITLESPKYWISQNILSVEDINKMTVDQLARIYANYENIEMKSFEVITNEYLNNEETPGQYLLSMKIVDTNNETHEINRMIRVFNESELPKENEEPKAKTIWQKIADFFIWIFNNIILPVWKVIVWIWEHTIGAIFKLITK from the coding sequence ATGAAAAAATTAAAATTATTATTGGTTGCACTATTAGTTGCAACATCAAGCCTACTTATGACGTCAAAAGTTAGTGCAGCATCTAAGACTGTTACATTGACATCTAATAAGTTTAGTCAAAGTGATTTAATTTTAGAGCATCAAGGTGGTGGCATTTTTACAGTAATCATTGATCAAGAAGCATGGTTCCCAGTTTTAGCAAGTCCATGGGATGACAATGTATCAATTGGTTTAACTAGTAACGACTTTAAAAAAATTAAAGTGATATTGAATGGAACTGAATATATTAAAGATTTTGGTTCAGGCTTCACTTTCGATTTTGAACCATTAGCAAACGAACAATGGGAATTATCAACAAATATTAGTGGAACATTTACAAGATATACTATTCCAGCATATGACTTAAAAATACAAGTTGCTGATACTTTTGATATCAGAAAGCCAGCATCTTCAGGTAAAGATATAATTATTAATAATGTTGAAAAGCCATATACTTTAGAGCAATTAAAAGCAAATGCTTTATTTAAAGTTACAGACGAATATGATGGCGATATTACTGATAAAGCGCAAATTATTAGAGATACTTACACACCAAATAAATCAGTTCCAGGAACATTTGAAATTGAATGGCAAACAACAAACTCTGGTGGACTTTCTACTAATTATATTTTGAAAGTTTTAAATCAAGATTTTGATGCACCAGATATTGATGGACCAGATTTAGAATACTTTTCATATACGCAAGAATTAACTCTTGCTGACATCGCTAATAAGTTTACAGCAATTGATAATATTGATGGAACTGTTCCAGTAACTATTTTGCAACATGATTATGTTCAAGGTGCAGTTGGAACATATGAATTCACAATGCAAGCCGTAGACAAAGCAGGTAATAGAAATACTCATTATTATAAAGTTATTATCCAAGATGATGTACTGCCAGTAATTACAGATGAAAACAACGGGAAAATACAAATCAATTGGAAAGATGACGTCAATACTCAAACATTACTTTTAGGACTTTCTGCAACTGATGCAGTTGATGGAAATCTAACAAGTTCGATTAAAATTGTTGAAAATAATATAGTAAACAAACTAGGTAAATACATTGTTAAATATGAAGTATCTGATGAAGCAGGAAATATTGCTGAGTATCAAAGAGAATATGAAGTTATTACTTTAGAAAGTCCCAAATATTGGATTAGCCAAAATATTTTATCAGTTGAAGACATCAACAAAATGACAGTAGATCAACTTGCTAGAATATATGCGAATTATGAAAATATTGAAATGAAGTCTTTCGAAGTAATTACTAATGAATATTTAAACAATGAAGAAACTCCAGGACAATATTTATTGTCAATGAAAATCGTTGACACTAATAACGAAACTCATGAAATAAATAGAATGATTAGAGTTTTTAATGAAAGTGAGTTGCCTAAGGAAAATGAAGAACCTAAAGCAAAAACAATATGGCAAAAAATAGCGGACTTCTTCATCTGGATTTTCAACAATATAATTCTTCCTGTTTGGAAAGTTATAGTGTGGATTTGGGAACATACGATAGGTGCAATTTTCAAATTAATAACTAAATAA
- a CDS encoding DNA N-6-adenine-methyltransferase has translation MNKDLQAVFSNRTDDWATPEIIFDYLERYCEVKKDEWFDPCPLGAFDKGYDGLKVDWSNHENIYINPPYSNIKGFVEKAIETHTNDRTKAIYFLIPARTDTKYYKLLFEYGCNFEFIEGRLKFGKSKHSSTFPSVLVQLNGDGVMRNQIYYISKNKLHGGNK, from the coding sequence ATGAACAAAGATTTACAAGCAGTATTTAGCAATCGTACAGACGATTGGGCGACACCAGAGATTATATTTGATTATCTGGAACGTTATTGTGAGGTTAAAAAAGACGAATGGTTTGACCCATGTCCTCTTGGTGCATTCGATAAAGGTTATGACGGTTTAAAAGTTGATTGGAGTAATCACGAAAATATTTACATCAATCCACCTTATAGCAATATTAAAGGTTTTGTTGAGAAAGCAATTGAAACACATACTAACGATAGAACTAAAGCAATTTACTTCTTAATACCTGCAAGAACTGACACAAAGTATTATAAGCTTCTTTTCGAGTATGGTTGTAATTTCGAGTTCATTGAGGGACGTTTGAAGTTTGGAAAATCAAAACATTCAAGTACTTTTCCTAGCGTATTGGTTCAACTAAATGGCGACGGAGTAATGAGAAATCAAATATATTATATTAGCAAAAATAAATTACATGGGGGCAATAAATAA
- a CDS encoding helix-turn-helix transcriptional regulator gives MAIKLNLKEFRQKKGLTQQELANRLKIDRTIISDYERSKINPSLERAIEMAVLLDVTVDELIQFEKIHKEYSEQLKNITKKKADF, from the coding sequence ATGGCGATTAAATTAAATCTTAAAGAGTTTAGACAAAAAAAGGGACTAACTCAGCAAGAACTTGCAAACAGGCTTAAAATTGATAGAACTATCATATCTGACTATGAAAGAAGTAAGATTAATCCAAGTTTAGAACGTGCAATCGAAATGGCGGTATTGTTAGATGTAACAGTCGATGAGTTAATCCAATTTGAAAAAATACACAAAGAATACTCTGAACAATTAAAAAATATAACAAAGAAGAAAGCGGATTTTTAG